TCGTCAGGTTCCCTTTGGTCCTTACGTTGTTGATTTTCTCTGCGTAAAAGCGAAACTGTTCGTCGAACTGGATGGCGGTCAGCATTTTCAGAAAAAGGAAAAAACCGAAGACAGGAAACGCGACGCATTCTTTGGGAAATACGGCTTTACTGTTTTGCGATTTTCCGGTCATGAATTTCTCACGAACCTGCAGGGAGTATTGGACAAAATCTCTGATCATATCAAAAAGCAATGATTACTTGTCCCCTCTCCTTTTAGGAGAGGGTTAGGGAGAGGTTGCCTTTCCGTCACCCCATTTCGATTATGAGCAAATCCACCACCGCATTCTCCGCACCGGCAACCTTCGCCAGCCGGAAAACCTCCTCCCCCTCGCTCCCGACCACAACCGCAAAAACCGCCGACTTTTGCAAAACCGCCACCTTCGGATTTTTCAATCGCTGCGGCAGTTGGTTCCCCCGAAAATCCACCAGGTCTTTGTAAAACAAAACCTGCTCCATCCCTCCCAGAACCGCCGTCTCAAAAATTATCCGCTTCGCGCTCGGCGTGATTTCCGTCCGGAGCAATAGCAGTTCCGCTGCCCCCAAAGTGCCGTAAACGGAAACCCCCGGCACCGCCCAAATGCGTTTCGATTTGAGATAGTTTAAGGTTTGCGTCATACCTTCCCCGGAATCGTCATCGGTTTCAACCCTCCCGCCTTTTTCGCAAAAGGCGCCAAAAATTCCTGCGCCCGCCTCCGGTAAAAGTTGGACATAATCGCCCACGACCGCGAAAGCTGGTGCGATGGAACGTTTGCCTGCATCGACTCGAGCGATTTGATGTGCGCCAGAATGGAAACCGCCAGATAAGTCGCCCCCGCCGCAAGCCCCGCATCGGACGAATCCAGATACGCCGCGTCGATTCGGGAGACAACCTGCGCCTCCGCCTCTGCTACCGCATTCTCGATTATCTCTTCCCCCAAAAACGCAAAATCCAGCTTGAAATCGGCATAAACCGTCTGCCCGTCCTCGATGACCCCGGTTGCCAAACGTGAGAGCTCCCCCCTGCCGTAGTCGATTTTGTAATCCGTACTCCGCGTGTAAATTCTAAACGGCACATACCAAACGGTGACGGTGGCGTCGGAAGCGAGCGCCCCGCCCGCCAGTCGGCGCACCTTTCCCGCCGGATAATCCACGGCAAAATCCACCTGCTCGATATAGACCGTCCCCAGCGACGAATCGGACGCCGCGACCACCGACTCCGGTATCAAATCGGTCGACTGCAGTTGCACCCCCGCCGGCGTAAGCAGAACCGTTTCCTGCTTGGGAGTTTGCTCCTCCTTCCCTTTGACTTTTTCCGAGCTTGCCAAAACCGGCGCTCCCGGCAGTTTCACCGGGGAAGTTCCGCTCAATTTCAGAGCGAAATTCTCCACCGCCTGTCCCGCGGCCGAATGTTCAATCAAATGTTTCCGCACCAGTTGCGCATTGGTAAAAGGCATATCACTCCGTCACGTTTGGATAAATGGTTTCCGGAAGGGCCGAAAGCTGCGTTCCGACCGGGCCCGTGGAAAAAGCCGTGGCGACTTCAATCTTCAGCCAGTATTTGACCGTGCCGTTGACGCTCGCGCGTTTCCACTCCGCCGGTATTTGCGATTTGTCACTCCACAGATAGACCCCCGCCCCGCTGTCGGTAAAGTTGTAATTGCCGGAATCGGGAACGAACGCCGTCCACTCCGACCCGTTCCAGTAGGCATAGGTGACGACTCCGCCCACACCGGCAACCGAAAAGAGAACGCGGAAGAAATGAAACGCCTCCTCCATTCCCAAATACAAGGCATCCCCAACATCTTTGAGCATCGCCGCGGAAGTGGAATGCAAAACATCCCCCGCCGTTGCGGAAGCCCCCTCCGCCGTCTTGTCCTGGAATTTCGTGGTTGCCGAAGCGTCGTAAACAAAAACTTTCGCAAACGCCGCCTCTCCCGCAAAAAGCGGCACGGCGCTTCCAAACCCGCTCTCCCCTTTTTGCGCCAAAACAAGCTGGTTCTGCAAACTGCCGAAGCTTTTCAGATATAGTACCGTCGGTTTCCCGTTGGGAAAAACGACCAACGGAGCTGCACCGGTTGTATCGATTTGCAAAGCCCCGCCCCAAACCGTCCCGTCATTTTCCCGGTAGAAAAGCCCGGAGGAACTGGCATAAGCAACCCCCAATTTCCCGTCCGCCGAACTCTTGACGGCGAAGTTGGCATCAAACCCCGTCCCGCTCGCCAGAATCTCCTCCGCCCCCCAGAGCGACCCGCTGATCGGAAAATATCTTGCGGCCAACTTCGCTCCCCCCTCCGTGTAAACCGCATACACCCGGTCATTGAAAATCTCCACTTGGCCGTAAACCGCCGAAGCAACTCCGGACGTGAGCGTGGTTCCAACATCTGTCCCCCCGCTTCCCCACGTCGCCCCGTCGTTGATGGAGCTTTTTGCCGAGAGATAATATTTGCCTTCGGCGGAAACAAAACGCGTCCAGACCGCCCAGAGCCGGTCCGTGCGGTCCTTGACGATGACCGGGTAGTAATTCGAATCCACAGTCAAAACCTGCCGCACCGTGCCGACGCTCCAACTTCCGTTGGCAAACGACAGCTTCACCATC
The nucleotide sequence above comes from Verrucomicrobiia bacterium. Encoded proteins:
- a CDS encoding DUF559 domain-containing protein, translated to MPEKKNYLAYSKTGVNRARQLRRQMTAVEKLLWGRLRSNRIGAHFRRQVPFGPYVVDFLCVKAKLFVELDGGQHFQKKEKTEDRKRDAFFGKYGFTVLRFSGHEFLTNLQGVLDKISDHIKKQ